In Streptomyces sp. NBC_01717, one DNA window encodes the following:
- a CDS encoding carbohydrate ABC transporter permease encodes MATAELQKSSARPRPARGPSTMVSAGRIALYVTLAVISLLMVVPFIWMVLTSLKTPAEIASQNAGLLPQHWEFGNYLDALKAAPFATYARNSFIIAISHTVLNVLVASMAGYSLARIRFRGSEVIFYLFIAALMIPTYTKVLPEFLIVRFMPLAGGNDIFGQGGSGWLDSWWALIVPGAVTPFAVFLFRQFYLDLPVELEEAARLDGLGEFRIYARIMTPQVKPALTTVALLTFESSWNNFLWPLLVTRTDSLRVIQVGLSVFKTENGTQWHFLMAGTTLATLPMVVLFLIGQRYFVQGFATAGLK; translated from the coding sequence GTGGCCACAGCTGAGCTGCAGAAGTCGAGCGCCCGGCCACGTCCCGCGCGTGGCCCGTCCACAATGGTCTCCGCCGGGCGGATCGCGCTCTACGTGACGCTGGCCGTCATCTCGCTGCTGATGGTGGTGCCGTTCATCTGGATGGTGCTCACCTCGCTCAAGACACCGGCGGAGATCGCCTCGCAAAACGCCGGACTGCTGCCGCAGCACTGGGAGTTCGGTAACTACCTCGACGCGCTGAAGGCGGCGCCGTTCGCCACGTACGCCCGCAACAGCTTCATCATCGCCATCAGCCACACGGTGCTCAATGTGCTGGTGGCGTCGATGGCCGGGTACTCCCTGGCCCGCATCAGGTTCCGTGGCAGCGAGGTCATCTTCTATCTCTTCATCGCCGCGCTGATGATCCCGACGTACACGAAGGTGCTGCCGGAGTTCCTGATCGTCCGCTTCATGCCGCTGGCCGGCGGGAACGACATCTTCGGCCAGGGCGGCAGCGGCTGGCTGGACTCCTGGTGGGCGCTGATCGTCCCCGGCGCCGTCACCCCGTTCGCCGTCTTTCTCTTCCGCCAGTTCTATCTGGACCTTCCGGTGGAGCTGGAGGAGGCGGCCCGGCTGGACGGGCTCGGCGAGTTCCGGATCTACGCACGGATCATGACACCGCAGGTCAAGCCCGCACTCACCACGGTGGCGCTGCTGACCTTCGAGTCGTCCTGGAACAACTTCCTCTGGCCACTGCTGGTGACCCGCACGGACAGCCTGCGGGTTATCCAGGTCGGGCTCTCCGTCTTCAAGACGGAGAACGGCACCCAGTGGCACTTCCTGATGGCGGGCACGACGCTCGCCACCCTCCCCATGGTCGTGCTCTTCCTCATCGGCCAGCGCTATTTCGTGCAGGGCTTCGCAACTGCCGGTCTCAAGTGA
- a CDS encoding carbohydrate ABC transporter permease, with translation MPKRTGRVPTGPGRRRRRAGMLMVAPALLHASLWIGLPVVASVVLAFTKYDVLTAPQFVGLDNFRDMLDDAVFRKSIVNTVVYTFFTVPFGMALGLLMALALHTGLRARGIFRTAIFLPQVTATVAIALVWLWIYNPGNGLLNALLSFLGIDGPAWLSSTTWAMPSVILVGIWQGIGMKMLIYLAALQSLPKELYEAASVDGASKVRQFFSITLPLLKPATFFVLITSMISAFQSFDQIYILTDGGPANSTTMMTYEIYKSAFREFRVGYACAQSLVLFVLLMGFTLVNRRIMGGTRGHS, from the coding sequence GTGCCGAAGCGTACCGGCAGGGTCCCGACGGGTCCGGGGCGCCGTCGGCGCCGGGCCGGAATGCTGATGGTGGCGCCCGCCCTGCTGCACGCCTCGCTCTGGATCGGCCTGCCGGTCGTCGCCTCGGTGGTCCTGGCCTTCACGAAGTACGACGTGCTGACTGCGCCACAGTTCGTCGGCCTGGACAACTTCCGGGACATGCTGGACGACGCGGTCTTCCGAAAGTCCATCGTCAACACGGTCGTCTACACCTTCTTCACCGTGCCGTTCGGGATGGCGTTGGGGCTGCTGATGGCCCTGGCGCTGCACACCGGACTGCGAGCCCGCGGCATCTTCCGTACCGCGATCTTCCTGCCACAGGTGACGGCGACCGTCGCGATCGCACTGGTCTGGCTGTGGATCTACAACCCTGGCAACGGGCTGCTGAACGCGCTGCTCTCGTTCCTCGGGATCGACGGGCCGGCCTGGCTCTCGTCGACGACGTGGGCGATGCCCTCGGTGATCCTTGTCGGAATCTGGCAGGGCATCGGCATGAAGATGCTCATCTACCTGGCCGCACTGCAGTCCCTGCCGAAGGAGCTGTACGAGGCCGCTTCGGTGGACGGTGCTTCCAAGGTGCGGCAGTTCTTCTCGATCACGCTGCCGCTGCTGAAACCCGCCACGTTCTTCGTGCTCATCACGTCGATGATCAGCGCGTTCCAGTCCTTCGACCAGATCTACATCCTGACCGACGGCGGCCCCGCCAACAGCACCACGATGATGACGTACGAGATCTACAAGTCCGCCTTCCGGGAGTTCCGCGTCGGCTACGCCTGTGCGCAGTCACTGGTGCTGTTCGTGCTGCTCATGGGGTTCACCCTGGTCAACCGGCGGATCATGGGAGGCACCCGTGGCCACAGCTGA
- a CDS encoding ABC transporter substrate-binding protein — MELNRRSLLAAIGAGAAAAALGGCGTGTSTAGSADGPAEGEITLLTPIYEGADGKSLLEKEILGGFRKKHPKVKVNVDYTTYAQLNEKITTGLAGGLLPDVLMMGVGWIPPFAAKKAIAELPEKLASAHDYEKRVLEPSRYDGRLYALPVVLDTRIVVYRKDHFAEAGIKKTPANWAELRAVSRQLTRDGHLGFDPFSIDLRQCWETFLFANGGRLFSADGKKVLFNNARGVEALQFFKDLIKDGSSDYAKKTDLGAPSNIQTGKASMMMSTSALWNQLKDTNPELIEGDKVGAFILANRKPAMLQGGTLVSQSASSKHPAAARALVEHLATPESILGAAEQRGSVPGLKDLNDTSYVKENKFVDLSLQSMGDACSEGGTAAWMEIREKIKPTLEPAIVGGQSAKDAIAELGRLAEAAIGRM, encoded by the coding sequence ATGGAACTCAACAGACGGTCGCTGCTCGCCGCAATCGGTGCGGGCGCCGCTGCCGCAGCGCTCGGCGGATGCGGTACCGGCACATCGACGGCCGGCTCCGCCGACGGCCCCGCCGAGGGCGAGATCACGCTGCTCACCCCGATCTACGAAGGCGCCGACGGCAAGTCGCTGCTGGAGAAGGAGATCCTCGGGGGTTTCAGGAAGAAGCATCCCAAGGTCAAGGTGAACGTCGACTACACCACGTACGCCCAGCTCAACGAGAAGATCACCACGGGCCTCGCGGGCGGGCTGTTGCCCGATGTACTGATGATGGGGGTCGGCTGGATCCCGCCGTTCGCCGCCAAGAAGGCGATCGCCGAGCTGCCGGAGAAGCTGGCCTCCGCGCACGACTACGAGAAGCGGGTGCTGGAGCCGTCGCGGTACGACGGCAGGCTGTACGCGCTGCCGGTCGTCCTCGACACTCGCATCGTCGTGTACCGCAAGGACCACTTCGCCGAGGCGGGAATCAAGAAGACTCCGGCCAACTGGGCCGAACTGCGGGCTGTGTCAAGGCAGTTGACGAGGGATGGTCACCTCGGTTTCGACCCGTTCTCGATCGATCTGCGCCAGTGCTGGGAGACGTTCCTCTTCGCCAACGGCGGCCGGCTCTTCAGCGCGGACGGCAAGAAGGTGCTGTTCAACAACGCCCGTGGGGTGGAGGCGCTACAGTTCTTCAAGGACCTGATCAAGGACGGCTCGTCGGACTACGCCAAGAAGACCGACCTCGGTGCTCCGTCGAACATCCAGACCGGCAAGGCGTCGATGATGATGTCGACCAGCGCCCTGTGGAATCAGCTGAAGGACACCAATCCGGAGCTGATCGAGGGTGACAAGGTGGGTGCGTTCATCCTCGCCAACCGCAAGCCGGCGATGCTTCAGGGCGGCACGCTCGTCTCCCAGTCCGCAAGCTCCAAGCACCCTGCCGCGGCCCGTGCGCTCGTCGAGCACCTCGCGACGCCCGAGTCGATCCTCGGCGCCGCCGAGCAGCGGGGCTCGGTGCCGGGGCTGAAGGACCTCAACGACACCAGCTACGTGAAGGAGAACAAGTTCGTCGATCTCTCTCTGCAGAGCATGGGCGATGCCTGCTCGGAGGGCGGCACTGCGGCCTGGATGGAGATACGCGAGAAGATCAAGCCGACGCTGGAGCCCGCGATCGTGGGCGGTCAGTCCGCGAAGGACGCCATCGCGGAACTCGGCCGGCTCGCCGAGGCCGCCATCGGCAGGATGTGA
- a CDS encoding LacI family DNA-binding transcriptional regulator, producing MSGVTIHQVAEAAGVSASTVSNVLNGRTDRMQATTLARVERAIDQLSYRPNRAARMLRTGRIKVIGLIVPSVANPFWGSLARELESIALAEGYHVLLCNSERDPARELKYGEELLADGVSGVVLCSSLPSLDHVAPLLSRGLKMVAFDRTAQAGDPPSLASISVDNAMGAELATRHLIELGHRRLAFVSGSVSSVNRRERLRGFRAALESAGLDPADAVVWPGADTTEFSDKDAAELGRKAARELLSGPHPPTAFVAINDMCAIGICRGAKDAGRSAGQDVSVVGFDDILLADLFEPPLTTVRQPLPEMAAETFQQLRARIDSAPVAGRSLLIRPRLVVRESTAPAPVPAPAGASVPASTEAGQPLVG from the coding sequence ATGAGCGGGGTAACGATCCATCAGGTCGCGGAGGCTGCTGGGGTTTCCGCGAGCACGGTTTCGAACGTCCTCAACGGACGTACGGACCGTATGCAGGCGACCACCCTGGCCCGAGTCGAGCGGGCGATCGACCAGCTGAGCTACCGGCCCAACCGTGCGGCAAGGATGCTGCGCACCGGCCGGATCAAAGTCATCGGTCTCATCGTGCCGTCGGTCGCCAACCCCTTCTGGGGGTCGCTCGCCCGCGAGTTGGAGTCCATCGCGCTCGCCGAGGGCTACCACGTACTGCTCTGCAACAGTGAGCGTGATCCGGCCCGCGAGCTCAAGTACGGCGAGGAGCTGCTCGCCGACGGGGTGAGCGGAGTAGTGCTCTGTTCCTCGCTGCCGTCGCTCGATCATGTGGCACCGCTGCTCAGTCGCGGTCTGAAAATGGTCGCCTTCGACCGCACCGCCCAGGCGGGTGACCCGCCGTCACTGGCATCCATCAGCGTGGACAACGCGATGGGTGCCGAACTCGCCACGCGTCATCTCATCGAACTCGGCCACCGACGGCTGGCGTTCGTCTCCGGGTCGGTCAGCAGCGTCAACCGCCGCGAGCGACTGCGCGGCTTCCGCGCCGCCCTGGAATCGGCGGGGCTCGACCCGGCCGACGCGGTGGTCTGGCCGGGCGCCGACACCACCGAGTTCAGCGACAAGGATGCCGCCGAACTGGGCCGCAAGGCGGCGCGGGAGCTCCTGTCCGGACCGCACCCGCCCACCGCTTTCGTCGCCATCAACGACATGTGCGCGATCGGGATCTGCCGGGGCGCGAAGGACGCGGGGCGCAGCGCCGGACAGGACGTCTCGGTGGTCGGCTTCGACGACATCCTGCTCGCCGACCTCTTCGAACCGCCGCTCACCACGGTCCGCCAGCCGCTGCCGGAGATGGCAGCCGAGACGTTTCAGCAGCTGCGGGCCAGGATCGACTCGGCCCCGGTGGCCGGGCGTTCCCTGCTCATCCGGCCGCGACTGGTCGTACGGGAGTCGACGGCGCCGGCCCCGGTGCCCGCTCCGGCCGGTGCCTCCGTCCCTGCATCGACGGAGGCCGGACAGCCGCTCGTGGGATAG
- a CDS encoding endo-1,4-beta-xylanase gives MIDNSPRGFEPERPQFRARVRKALTLGTAGVLAAAGVLSLVGSANAASTLGASAAAKGRYFGTAVAANHLGEAQYASTLDTEFNAVTPENEMKWDAVEGTRNSFNYSSADQIVSHAQGKGMKVRGHTLVWYSQLPGWVGGLAAADLRTAMNNHITQVMTHYKGKIYAWDVVNEAFQDGSSGARRSSPFQDKLGNGYIEEAFRTARAADSGAKLCYNDYNTDGQNAKSNAVYNMVKDFKQRGVPIDCVGFQSHFNSNSPVPSDYQANLQRFADLGVDVQITELDIEGSGSAQATNYGNVVKACLAVSRCTGITVWGIPDKYSWRSSGTPLLFDNNYNKKPAYDAVLAALGGSTGGGTPGGGTGGATCTATYTRTDSWSDRYNGQVTVKAGSSAITGWSVPVTLTSPQKVSTTWNGTPSWDTSGNVMTMKPNGNGSLAAGASTTFGFTVMTNGSTATPSIVACTAS, from the coding sequence GTGATCGACAATTCCCCCCGAGGCTTCGAGCCCGAACGCCCGCAGTTCCGTGCCCGGGTCCGTAAGGCACTCACCCTCGGAACGGCCGGCGTCCTGGCCGCCGCCGGTGTCCTCTCGCTCGTCGGCAGCGCGAACGCCGCGAGCACACTCGGCGCCTCGGCCGCGGCCAAGGGCAGGTACTTCGGTACGGCGGTGGCCGCGAATCACCTCGGTGAGGCGCAGTACGCCTCCACGCTGGACACCGAGTTCAACGCGGTGACGCCGGAGAACGAGATGAAGTGGGACGCCGTCGAAGGCACCCGCAACTCGTTCAACTACTCCTCGGCCGACCAGATAGTCAGCCACGCCCAAGGCAAGGGGATGAAGGTCCGCGGCCACACCCTGGTGTGGTACTCGCAGCTGCCCGGCTGGGTGGGTGGCCTCGCCGCCGCCGACCTGCGTACGGCGATGAACAACCACATCACCCAGGTCATGACGCACTACAAGGGGAAGATCTACGCCTGGGACGTGGTCAACGAGGCGTTCCAGGACGGCAGCAGTGGCGCCCGCCGCAGCTCCCCGTTCCAGGACAAGCTCGGCAACGGCTACATCGAGGAGGCGTTCCGTACCGCTCGCGCCGCCGACTCGGGTGCCAAGCTCTGCTACAACGACTACAACACCGACGGTCAGAACGCGAAGAGCAACGCGGTCTACAACATGGTGAAGGACTTCAAGCAGCGCGGCGTGCCGATCGACTGCGTGGGGTTCCAGTCACACTTCAACAGCAACTCGCCCGTCCCCAGTGACTACCAGGCCAATCTGCAGCGCTTCGCCGACCTCGGCGTCGATGTGCAGATCACCGAACTGGACATCGAGGGCTCCGGCTCGGCGCAGGCCACCAACTACGGCAACGTGGTGAAGGCCTGCCTGGCCGTCTCGCGCTGCACCGGCATCACTGTCTGGGGCATCCCCGACAAGTACTCGTGGCGCAGCAGTGGCACCCCGCTGCTGTTCGACAACAACTACAACAAGAAGCCCGCGTACGACGCGGTGCTCGCCGCACTCGGCGGCAGCACCGGTGGCGGTACTCCTGGTGGCGGCACGGGCGGCGCCACCTGCACGGCGACCTACACCCGCACCGACTCCTGGAGTGACCGCTACAACGGGCAGGTGACGGTGAAGGCCGGAAGTTCCGCGATCACCGGCTGGTCGGTGCCGGTGACCCTGACCTCGCCGCAGAAGGTCTCCACGACCTGGAACGGCACTCCCAGCTGGGACACCAGCGGGAACGTGATGACCATGAAGCCGAACGGCAACGGCAGCCTGGCGGCCGGAGCGTCGACGACCTTCGGGTTCACCGTCATGACGAACGGCAGCACGGCGACGCCCTCCATCGTTGCCTGCACTGCCTCCTGA